In Macaca mulatta isolate MMU2019108-1 chromosome 16, T2T-MMU8v2.0, whole genome shotgun sequence, the sequence taggctcaagcagtccttctgccttggcctctcagagtgctgggattataagcgtgagccactatgccaggccaaTATTATTATTCCCCAAAAGAAGGAAATAGGGTGTGAGGTCCTGCTCCTATGGTCAccatgaggtttttttgtttgtttgttttggactcttgcccaggctggagtgcagtggcacaatcatggctcactgcaacctcagcctccctggtagctaggaccacaggtgtgcaccactatgcccagggaatttttaaactttttgtagagatagggtcttactgtgttacccgagctgttctcaaactcctggcctcaagcaatcctcctatcccaaagtgctgaagttacaggcatgagccaccacacctggccaccacTAGTTTTTGTAATGGGAGCAGGTTCCTTATGAGATAGAGGAATGGATTTCAtgattgtctttttaatttcttagcTCCCCAAGAAATTGATTGGACATGAGGAAACCACTCTTAAATGTGACCACTCTAAAGCATTATCAGTCAGTCATTTCACTCTAGGGAGAAATCAGAGCTGTATATGGAGGTTAGGTAAAGTCCCCAATATGgatatgcatttttatatttgacTACTTGTGTTTTTTTGTTAGATGCAAATAATACGACACTCTGAACAGACCCTAAAAACAGCTCTCATCTCAAAGAACCCAGTGCTTGTGTCACAGTATGAGAAATTAGATGCTGGGGAACAGCGTTTAATGAATGAAGCCTTCCAGCCAGCCAGTGATCTCTTTGGGCCGATTACCTTGCATTCTCCATCAGATTGGATCACCTCCCACCCTGAGGCCCCCCAAGACTTTGAACAGTTCTTCAGTGATCCTTACAGAAAGACACCCTCTCCAGACAAACGCAGCATTTATATACAGGCCATTGGTAAATACTGGTAATGTGCTGGTTTTGGTTCGGTTTTGCGATGGCGCTGTTGTCAGGAATAGTCCGGGCTATTGGTCTGATTCAGATGGGCCGTTTTAGGATCATTTTTGGTATCATTGCAATGGTACAAGTTTTGTAGCCAAACTGActtaaaagataacattttatttgtttttaattcatagCAACACCAATGAATGATAAAGGTGTATTGAAAATTTAGttggttttgtttctaatttgaaTCCTCTTACTCATAGACTGGGTAAACACTGAATAATCatcttaaagtctgtttttaaatgttcttcCATATTATAGGCTCTCTAGGAAACACCAGAATTATCAGTGAAGAATATATTAAATGGCTCACGGGCTACTGTAAAGCATATTTCTATGGCTTGAGAGTAAAACTCCTAGAACCAGTTCCTGTTTCCGCAACAAGGTGTTCCTTTAGAGTCAATGAGAACACACAAAACCTACAAATTCATGCAGGTGAATTACACAACTTTGCAATTTAAACCGAGTAAAGGAagcatatgtatataatatacactcatacatttatttatttctttttaaatagggGACATCCTGAAgttcttgaaaaagaagaaacctgAAGATGCCTTCTGTATTGTGGGCATAACAATGATTGATCTTTACCCAAGAGACTCGTGGAATTTTGTCTTTGGACAGGCCTCTCTGACAGATGGTATTCCTTTTTTGGCGTTGTTGTTAGAAGCTTCTTCAACTTGAGAATATTTGAAGATgttaaaagagggaaaaaaattccaaccaagaatcgttttgatatttaaaactgtatagtattttcagttgagacaTTATGCCATAATGGGAAGCGTGCTGTTGGTAGATTCTGATAATCTGGGTTTCAGTTGGCCGTTCACTATGTACATGACCTTAAAGGTAACAATATCCACATCATGGAGTGATTTGGAGCTAATTTACATAAAAGTGCCTATACATAAAAAGTGTGTAtaaacctggacaacatagaccacatgtctacaaaaaaataaaaataaaaaaaactaaattagctgggtttggtgccatatacctgtagtcctagctac encodes:
- the AMZ2 gene encoding archaemetzincin-2 isoform X2: MQIIRHSEQTLKTALISKNPVLVSQYEKLDAGEQRLMNEAFQPASDLFGPITLHSPSDWITSHPEAPQDFEQFFSDPYRKTPSPDKRSIYIQAIGSLGNTRIISEEYIKWLTGYCKAYFYGLRVKLLEPVPVSATRCSFRVNENTQNLQIHAGDILKFLKKKKPEDAFCIVGITMIDLYPRDSWNFVFGQASLTDGVGIFSFARYGSDFYSMRYEGKVKKLKKTSSSDYSIFNNYYIPEITSVLLLRSCKTLTHEIGHIFGLRHCQWLACLMQGSNHLEEADRRPLNLCPICLRKLQCAVGFSIVERYKALVRWIDDESSGTPGATPEHSREGNGNLPKPVEAFKEWKEWIIKCLAVLQK